In Helianthus annuus cultivar XRQ/B chromosome 3, HanXRQr2.0-SUNRISE, whole genome shotgun sequence, a single window of DNA contains:
- the LOC110930620 gene encoding probable methyltransferase PMT26: MAVPKHSKSDGRKSTNTCCSTVTLVAFVALCLVGVWMMTSSSVVPLQNLDTTQKNDIITKSYDTEDSSGENTVNTATLDDSKPKQFEDNPGDLPDDATKGDSNVNSQQDNNNNNNNPKEDDETTNESEKETKQDEQENNEYGKESKYGVDSQLEKVESEGKNDKTDAPKTEVLPSGAESELLSETSVKNGSFSTQASESSKEKEGQKSVKPENNKGYNWKLCNVTAGPDYIPCLDNLQAIRSLRTTKHYEHRERHCPENPPTCLVPLPEGYQRPIKWPTSREKIWYHNVPHTKLAVLKGHQNWVKVDGEYLTFPGGGTQFKHGALHYIDFIQENVPEIAWGKRSRVVLDVGCGVASFGGFLFDRDVLAMSLAPKDEHEAQVQFALERGIPAISAVMGTQRLTFPARVFDVVHCARCRVPWHIEGGKLLLELNRLLRPGGYFVWSATPIYQKNPEDVGIWDAMKKLTKSMCWEVQAVGKDKVNKVGVAVYRKPMSNECYEGRQQNEPPMCNESDDPNAAWKVPLQTCMHKVPVAAQVRGSQWPEQWPSRVEKVPYWLLSSQVGVYGKPAPDDFSADFEHWKRVVNKSYKSGLGIDWSTVRNVMDMRAIYGGFAAALKDMNIWVMNIVSVDSPDTLPIIYERGLFGIYHDWCESFSTYPRSYDLLHADHLFSKIKNKCNMTALVAEVDRILRPEGKLIIRDTVDITNEVENMARSMNWEVRLTYSKDKEGLLCVQKSMWRPTELETIPYAIA; encoded by the exons ATGGCAGTGCCAAAACACTCCAAGTCCGATGGAAGAAAATCAACAAACACTTGCTGTTCTACGGTTACACTGGTGGCTTTCGTAGCCCTGTGTTTGGTAGGCGTAtggatgatgacatcatcctctGTTGTCCCTCTTCAAAATCTAGACACTACACAGAAGAACGATATAATTACCAAGAGTTACGATACCGAAGATAGCTCTGGCGAGAACACTGTAAACACTGCAACGCTCGATGACAGCAAACCCAAACAGTTTGAGGATAACCCTGGTGATTTACCCGATGATGCCACAAAAGGAGATAGCAATGTAAATTCTCAACAggacaacaacaacaataataataatccgAAAGAGGACGATGAAACGACAAACGAAAGTGAAAAAGAGACAAAGcaagatgaacaagaaaacaatgaATATGGTAAAGAATCGAAATACGGAGTCGATTCACAGTTAGAAAAGGTGGAAAGTGAGGGTAAAAACGACAAAACCGATGCTCCAAAAACTGAGGTATTGCCTTCTGGGGCCGAGTCAGAGCTTTTGAGTGAAACATCGGTTAAAAACGGGTCATTTTCAACTCAAGCATCAGAGTCAAGTAAAGAAAAGGAAGGGCAGAAGTCGGTAAAACCTGAGAATAACAAAGGGTATAACTGGAAACTTTGCAATGTTACGGCTGGGCCAGATTATATTCCGTGCCTTGATAATTTGCAAGCTATTCGGAGCCTTAGGACCACTAAGCATTATGAACATAGGGAACGACACTGTCCTGAGAACCCTCCTACTTGTCTTGTTCCTTTGCCTGAAGGATACCAACGCCCGATTAAGTGGCCTACAAGCAGAGAAAAG ATATGGTACCATAACGTTCCTCACACAAAGCTGGCAGTGCTTAAGGGGCACCAAAACTGGGTTAAAGTTGATGGCGAATATCTAACATTCCCTGGTGGTGGAACTCAGTTTAAGCACGGTGCCCTCCATTACATCGATTTCATACAAGAA AATGTGCCTGAGATTGCATGGGGAAAGCGGTCACGTGTAGTATTAGACGTTGGATGTGGGGTGGCTAGCTTCGGAGGATTTCTGTTTGATAGAGATGTGTTGGCAATGTCTCTTGCTCCTAAAGACGAACATGAAGCTCAGGTTCAGTTTGCACTCGAAAGAGGAATTCCCGCCATTTCTGCTGTCATGGGCACACAAAGACTTACTTTTCCAGCTAGAGTATTCGATGTTGTTCATTGTGCACGTTGCAGAGTTCCTTGGCATATTGAAG GTGGTAAGCTTCTTCTAGAGCTGAATCGTCTATTGCGACCTGGTGGCTATTTTGTGTGGTCTGCTACTCCTATCTATCAGAAAAATCCCGAAGATGTTGGAATTTGGGACG CAATGAAAAAGTTGACCAAGTCAATGTGCTGGGAAGTTCAGGCAGTCGGGAAGGATAAGGTTAATAAAGTAGGTGTGGCTGTTTATCGTAAACCAATGTCTAATGAATGCTATGAAGGACGACAACAAAACGAGCCTCCGATGTGTAATGAATCTGATGATCCAAATGCTGCTTG GAAAGTACCTTTGCAGACATGCATGCACAAGGTACCGGTTGCTGCACAGGTGCGTGGGTCCCAGTGGCCTGAACAATGGCCATCAAGGGTGGAAAAAGTACCTTACTGGTTGTTATCTTCACAAGTTGGTGTGTATGGAAAACCTGCACCCGATGATTTCTCTGCAGACTTTGAACACTGGAAACGCGTGGTCAACAAGTCTTATAAGAGTGGTCTCGGGATTGACTGGTCAACTGTGAGGAATGTCATGGACATGAGAGCTATCTATGGAGG ATTTGCAGCTGCTTTAAAAGACATGAATATTTGGGTGATGAACATTGTATCGGTTGATTCTCCAGATACGCTACCAATAATATACGAACGGGGCTTATTTGGAATATATCATGACTGGTGTGAATCGTTCAGCACATACCCAAGATCTTATGATCTTCTTCACGCAGACCATTTATTCTCCAAGATAAAAAACAA ATGTAATATGACGGCTTTGGTTGCGGAGGTAGATCGAATACTGAGACCGGAAGGGAAACTTATTATTCGGGACACGGTAGATATTACAAATGAGGTTGAAAACATGGCGAGATCCATGAATTGGGAAGTGAGGTTAACTTACTCTAAAGACAAGGAAGGATTATTATGTGTCCAAAAGAGCATGTGGCGGCCGACTGAGTTAGAAACAATCCCGTATGCCATTGCTTAA